One Paraburkholderia agricolaris genomic region harbors:
- a CDS encoding PAAR domain-containing protein, which translates to MTRPFIVLGDKHSHGGSVTSAATSAKIGGKNIARRNDKVTCPIHGPNHIADGDDTAIIENEGAARDGYKTACGATLIASQSTTGGA; encoded by the coding sequence ATGACACGTCCATTCATTGTCCTCGGCGACAAACACAGCCACGGCGGCTCCGTTACGAGCGCGGCAACCAGCGCCAAAATCGGCGGCAAGAACATTGCCCGCCGCAACGATAAGGTAACCTGCCCGATTCACGGCCCCAACCACATCGCCGACGGCGACGACACGGCCATCATCGAAAACGAAGGCGCGGCCCGCGACGGCTACAAAACCGCCTGCGGCGCGACACTGATTGCAAGCCAATCGACCACCGGCGGCGCATGA
- the vgrG gene encoding type VI secretion system Vgr family protein: MDLVAALTGYSQATRHIQIDTALPRKFAVERFHGREAVNESFRFEIDVLSNEPFLDLTPLLGSAARLRLATGAGERCWNGYITHAAYADSDGEITRYRLTLESWLAFLHLRRNCLYFADLDTEGICERVFGDYPESRRRYELKEPLRTFALRGQYRETDFAFVMRQLSETGLSFRIEHAQDGGTAPSGNHTVVVFDRRAELGKGSTIAFNQQDVGDPDGVMTQFTERHQIVPDRVIATSWKASELLALAGHAQGQPDSGAPVMPVREIFDGQRAGRFDTVDGAQRYAEQRFDALRLPKLIHHGAGSSRTLEAGKVHTLTGYLDKTISFVPLSIEHEAVNNLGAEIAQLLEHGELEQGHYRNRFIAVPAGASIVPPYRDRPTVSGVQTAIVVGEPGSRVSSTRDHQVRIQFPWMRGVAPLPGGLTDTASRSNPAGHAPGNHQSGVVARLAEQTAGPNFGHSFTPRIGAEVVVGFDSGNIDMPVVLGQVYGGRVQPPFAAGEGSSANHPGTLSGMQTQTLDGQSGSRWVMDDASGQSRHELVNSVANSSLSQGYLIAQQGAVRGAYRGEGFELATQGWSVVRGGEGVLVSSTARAQATSTQMDVAESVGQLKQAVATAKRLDGSATGAKAGGFAGNAAQADFLKAIDPQQDGKYTGAVNGQSATRPVGTQRDGGDPVERFATPAIVLESPENIAFTTPASAVSYAAEHVHLTAQGDAHLAAGATVAGASGDAVSLFSAAGGLKAIANQGPVSIEAHTATMEILADQSVRIMSTEDRLDVLAQDAIVLQQGPNRITLKGADITVETPGQFLVKAGSHPFPGPATTTVSLPALPVTPPPGDVCDFLAGGFTSSGAGGVSSLAATSASAAVPASASASAASMSATAPAFASASAAAPALAAASASAPAAPPGPGPATQAKGASGPRPYVPISSELAGPPSKQPAPPPSVCAQQLQAAKQVDYTVSMGCADYYQTDGSGHKVLNSAGQPVLLNFGGQSGTFDIEYSPSTSTLTATVIIKVALKDQYLLGANGQVVMDAAGKPRSIPFDSSGPAPGIQLKTVNRPGGLAKVAGFQKRIEHGLNASKYYMRPKACPRAGACTCKVAIALKVKFVEQGRCHKTINLFPTSTRFNSQNWGEVQVAWDGLTQQFKPISTQNAVVHETGHLFGWPDEYFLDGGAVYKGYINAQKVVDVTMNELTDNWQRSTNTNLMGLGMYNAAPAIAKYYMYGFRDWFKGRTGIEWDVLK; the protein is encoded by the coding sequence ATGGATCTTGTTGCCGCATTGACAGGATATTCGCAGGCTACTCGCCATATCCAGATCGATACCGCATTGCCGCGCAAGTTTGCGGTCGAACGCTTTCACGGTCGAGAAGCCGTCAACGAATCGTTTCGTTTTGAAATCGACGTGCTGTCGAACGAGCCGTTCCTCGACCTGACGCCGCTACTCGGCAGCGCCGCGCGTTTGCGTCTCGCGACCGGCGCGGGCGAACGCTGCTGGAACGGCTACATCACCCATGCCGCCTATGCCGATAGCGATGGTGAGATCACCCGCTACCGGCTGACGCTGGAATCGTGGCTTGCCTTCCTGCATCTGCGCCGCAATTGCCTGTACTTCGCCGATCTCGATACGGAAGGTATCTGTGAACGGGTATTCGGCGATTATCCGGAGTCGCGCCGGCGTTACGAGCTCAAGGAGCCGCTGCGCACGTTCGCTCTGCGGGGCCAATATCGCGAGACCGATTTCGCTTTCGTGATGCGCCAGCTATCGGAAACCGGCTTGTCCTTTCGCATCGAACACGCGCAGGATGGTGGCACGGCGCCGTCAGGCAACCACACGGTTGTGGTGTTCGACCGCCGGGCCGAGCTCGGCAAGGGCAGCACGATTGCGTTCAATCAACAGGACGTGGGCGATCCGGATGGCGTGATGACGCAGTTCACCGAGCGCCATCAGATCGTGCCCGACCGCGTCATCGCGACGAGTTGGAAAGCCAGTGAGTTGCTGGCGCTCGCCGGTCACGCTCAGGGCCAACCCGATTCCGGGGCGCCCGTCATGCCCGTCCGGGAGATTTTCGATGGGCAGCGCGCCGGGCGTTTCGACACGGTCGACGGCGCTCAGCGTTATGCCGAGCAACGCTTCGACGCCTTGCGTCTGCCGAAGCTGATCCATCACGGCGCCGGTTCGTCGCGCACCTTGGAGGCCGGTAAGGTTCATACGCTGACCGGCTATCTGGACAAGACGATTTCGTTTGTCCCGCTGTCGATCGAGCATGAAGCGGTCAACAACCTCGGTGCTGAGATCGCACAACTGCTGGAGCACGGTGAATTGGAGCAGGGGCATTATCGCAATCGCTTCATCGCGGTGCCCGCGGGCGCGTCGATCGTGCCGCCTTATCGCGACCGGCCGACGGTATCCGGCGTGCAGACCGCCATCGTGGTCGGCGAGCCCGGCAGTCGGGTCAGCAGTACGCGGGATCACCAGGTGCGCATCCAGTTCCCGTGGATGCGGGGCGTAGCTCCGCTGCCCGGCGGTCTCACCGACACGGCGAGCCGCTCGAATCCGGCCGGGCATGCGCCGGGCAACCATCAGTCAGGCGTCGTGGCACGCCTCGCCGAGCAAACGGCCGGTCCCAATTTCGGGCACAGCTTCACGCCGCGGATCGGTGCGGAAGTGGTGGTCGGTTTTGACTCCGGCAACATCGATATGCCGGTGGTGCTCGGGCAGGTTTACGGCGGACGTGTGCAGCCGCCGTTCGCCGCCGGTGAAGGCAGCAGTGCGAATCACCCGGGCACCTTGTCGGGCATGCAAACGCAGACGCTGGACGGCCAGTCCGGCAGCCGCTGGGTGATGGACGACGCGTCGGGGCAGTCGCGGCATGAGTTGGTCAACTCGGTTGCGAACAGCAGCCTGTCGCAGGGCTATCTGATCGCTCAGCAGGGCGCCGTGCGTGGCGCGTATCGCGGTGAAGGATTCGAGCTGGCCACGCAGGGCTGGAGCGTCGTGCGAGGCGGCGAGGGCGTGCTCGTGTCGAGTACCGCGCGAGCGCAAGCGACCTCGACCCAGATGGATGTCGCCGAAAGCGTGGGCCAGTTGAAACAGGCTGTCGCAACCGCCAAACGCCTCGACGGCTCGGCCACCGGCGCGAAAGCCGGTGGCTTCGCGGGTAACGCCGCACAAGCCGATTTCCTGAAGGCGATCGATCCGCAGCAGGATGGTAAGTACACGGGCGCCGTCAACGGCCAGAGCGCAACCCGGCCAGTGGGCACGCAACGCGACGGCGGCGACCCGGTCGAGCGCTTCGCGACGCCGGCCATCGTGCTGGAGTCGCCGGAAAACATCGCGTTCACCACGCCGGCCAGTGCCGTTTCATATGCCGCCGAGCATGTGCATCTAACTGCGCAGGGTGATGCGCATCTGGCCGCCGGCGCGACGGTGGCAGGTGCGTCGGGTGATGCCGTGAGCTTGTTCAGCGCCGCCGGCGGGCTCAAGGCGATCGCCAATCAGGGGCCGGTGAGCATCGAGGCGCACACGGCCACCATGGAGATTCTCGCGGATCAATCGGTACGCATCATGTCGACCGAAGACCGCCTCGACGTGCTGGCGCAGGATGCCATCGTGCTGCAGCAGGGACCGAACCGGATCACGCTCAAGGGCGCGGACATCACCGTCGAGACACCGGGGCAATTCCTCGTGAAGGCGGGCTCGCATCCCTTCCCGGGGCCGGCGACGACGACAGTGTCGTTACCCGCGCTGCCCGTGACGCCGCCACCCGGGGACGTCTGCGACTTTCTCGCCGGAGGCTTCACAAGCAGCGGCGCTGGGGGCGTCTCGTCGCTTGCTGCGACGTCGGCGTCCGCGGCGGTGCCAGCATCGGCTTCGGCATCGGCGGCGTCGATGTCCGCAACAGCTCCTGCATTCGCGTCGGCGTCTGCAGCCGCTCCGGCACTAGCCGCAGCATCGGCGTCCGCGCCAGCTGCGCCGCCAGGACCGGGCCCTGCGACGCAGGCTAAGGGTGCGTCGGGGCCGAGGCCCTACGTACCGATTTCCAGCGAATTGGCCGGACCGCCTTCGAAGCAGCCCGCGCCGCCGCCGAGCGTATGCGCCCAGCAACTGCAGGCTGCAAAACAGGTCGACTACACCGTCAGCATGGGCTGTGCCGATTATTACCAGACGGACGGGTCGGGCCACAAGGTTCTGAACAGCGCCGGTCAACCCGTGCTCCTGAATTTTGGGGGACAAAGCGGGACATTCGACATCGAATATTCGCCTTCGACCTCGACGTTGACTGCCACCGTCATCATCAAGGTTGCATTGAAAGATCAGTACCTCCTCGGCGCCAACGGACAAGTCGTCATGGACGCAGCCGGTAAGCCCAGATCGATTCCCTTTGATAGCAGTGGCCCCGCTCCAGGCATCCAGTTAAAGACCGTCAATCGCCCGGGAGGGCTGGCCAAAGTTGCGGGCTTTCAGAAGCGGATCGAGCACGGGTTGAATGCGAGCAAGTACTACATGCGGCCGAAGGCCTGCCCCCGCGCTGGCGCTTGCACATGTAAGGTCGCTATTGCGCTGAAAGTGAAGTTCGTCGAGCAGGGCAGATGTCACAAGACCATCAACCTGTTTCCGACCAGCACCCGCTTCAACTCCCAAAACTGGGGGGAAGTACAGGTGGCGTGGGACGGCTTGACGCAACAGTTCAAGCCAATCTCGACGCAGAACGCCGTGGTGCACGAGACAGGCCACCTGTTCGGCTGGCCGGACGAGTACTTCCTTGACGGAGGCGCCGTCTACAAGGGCTACATCAACGCTCAGAAGGTTGTCGATGTCACGATGAACGAACTGACCGACAACTGGCAGCGATCCACCAACACGAATTTAATGGGGCTTGGCATGTATAACGCTGCGCCGGCGATAGCGAAGTACTACATGTACGGCTTTCGCGACTGGTTCAAAGGCAGGACCGGCATCGAATGGGATGTGTTGAAATGA
- a CDS encoding DUF3304 domain-containing protein has protein sequence MRAAASLGLVVVLLRVVVGCSRGTGSDSAAKSDAASAEHESMGLKLNGLNYTEVPIGDFYVDGTWGAAIPSRIGSWGSKFICCASLPHEWHPGLTVTVKWQDDNLYKKDPNAMASREVPVEKYEYFSDGFLWVLFFPNDRIRVYASLWMPGFPDFPEGLQEPGESCADHFTLKNSDPHCPAPDKRMKPS, from the coding sequence GTGAGAGCGGCTGCGTCGCTGGGGTTGGTTGTGGTTTTGCTACGCGTGGTCGTGGGGTGTTCGCGGGGGACGGGATCGGATTCGGCCGCGAAATCGGATGCGGCTTCTGCGGAACACGAGTCGATGGGGCTCAAGCTTAATGGGCTGAATTACACGGAAGTTCCGATCGGGGATTTTTACGTTGACGGAACTTGGGGCGCGGCGATTCCCAGTCGCATCGGGAGTTGGGGAAGCAAGTTCATCTGTTGCGCCTCATTGCCTCACGAATGGCATCCTGGGCTGACGGTCACAGTGAAGTGGCAAGACGACAACTTGTATAAAAAGGATCCAAATGCAATGGCGAGCCGCGAGGTACCCGTCGAGAAGTATGAGTACTTTTCCGATGGATTTTTGTGGGTGCTGTTTTTTCCGAATGACAGGATCAGGGTTTATGCATCGCTATGGATGCCGGGGTTTCCTGATTTTCCGGAGGGTCTGCAAGAGCCTGGAGAATCCTGCGCCGATCACTTCACGCTGAAGAACAGTGATCCGCATTGTCCGGCACCTGATAAGAGAATGAAGCCATCATGA
- a CDS encoding DUF3304 domain-containing protein, whose product MNLRVMMRDIARWLVPLMVATLAISACSRTTDSSETKAEDETMDLKLNALNYTDIPIGVFYVDGKSGANVSSRIGSGGGTIICCVSVPRKWYPGLTVTVQWQDDNLYQKDPKAMASREVPVERYEYFSDGFLWVLFFPDDKIRIYASPWMPGFPAFPEGLQAPNEACPDHFTLLNSDPRCPKPDPRIKS is encoded by the coding sequence ATGAATCTCCGCGTGATGATGCGTGACATCGCTCGATGGCTGGTTCCGTTGATGGTTGCAACGTTGGCTATCTCGGCATGCTCGAGAACGACCGATTCGTCTGAGACGAAAGCGGAAGACGAGACGATGGACCTGAAGCTGAATGCGTTGAACTACACCGACATTCCTATAGGTGTGTTCTACGTGGATGGCAAGTCAGGTGCCAATGTTTCGAGTCGGATCGGTAGTGGCGGTGGAACCATTATCTGTTGCGTTTCTGTACCTAGAAAATGGTACCCCGGATTGACCGTCACCGTGCAATGGCAGGATGACAATTTGTACCAGAAAGACCCGAAGGCGATGGCGAGCCGCGAGGTACCCGTCGAGCGCTACGAATACTTCTCGGATGGATTTTTATGGGTACTGTTTTTTCCCGACGACAAGATCAGGATTTATGCGTCACCGTGGATGCCAGGGTTTCCTGCATTTCCTGAAGGCTTGCAAGCACCTAATGAAGCGTGTCCTGACCACTTCACCCTATTGAACAGCGATCCTCGTTGTCCGAAGCCCGATCCGAGGATCAAGTCATGA
- a CDS encoding DUF4123 domain-containing protein, which yields MIVDATDWIDPYPDDALEQLRKAFNEAPLGNGRYYALFDMGFLPSLRDELPSLGLGSTVVTLYEGTYEGEDLMQISPCLMQLPELAEQRDAVCSALLQRTNGRPMFSMLRPTTYRLAELASHLRRQLEARTEDGEAFLVRFADTRCLPVWTNVLTAAQRARFFAGIDAWWFFDRKGALVPVEALASVQGDGQAHESTIAEEKPYQVDASQLEPLKLAAKVDTLIFHIRQRPESFGQFTASPSRVHECVSAAMAGELPSPAAASRVALQALEAAGLLAEV from the coding sequence GTGATCGTGGACGCTACCGATTGGATTGATCCGTATCCGGATGACGCGCTGGAGCAGCTGCGCAAAGCGTTCAACGAAGCGCCGTTGGGCAACGGGCGGTACTACGCCTTGTTCGATATGGGCTTCCTGCCGTCGTTGCGTGATGAGTTGCCGTCGCTAGGTTTGGGCAGCACTGTTGTGACGCTTTACGAGGGGACGTACGAAGGCGAAGACCTGATGCAGATATCGCCTTGCCTCATGCAGCTACCTGAGTTGGCGGAGCAACGCGATGCGGTCTGTTCGGCGTTGCTGCAGCGAACCAATGGGCGGCCGATGTTCAGTATGTTGCGCCCGACGACGTATCGGCTCGCGGAGTTGGCGTCGCATTTGCGTCGGCAACTGGAAGCGCGGACTGAAGACGGTGAGGCCTTTCTTGTGCGTTTTGCCGATACACGATGCCTGCCTGTGTGGACCAATGTGTTGACTGCGGCCCAGCGTGCGCGTTTTTTTGCTGGGATCGATGCGTGGTGGTTTTTTGATCGTAAGGGAGCACTGGTGCCGGTTGAGGCGCTGGCTTCTGTTCAAGGTGATGGGCAAGCCCATGAGTCGACTATCGCTGAAGAAAAACCCTACCAGGTGGACGCGTCGCAATTGGAGCCGCTCAAGCTGGCAGCGAAAGTCGACACGCTGATTTTTCATATTCGACAGCGACCGGAGAGTTTCGGGCAGTTCACGGCGTCACCGTCGCGAGTCCATGAGTGTGTCAGCGCGGCAATGGCGGGTGAGCTGCCATCGCCTGCGGCTGCTTCGCGGGTTGCTTTGCAGGCGCTTGAGGCGGCTGGATTGCTGGCTGAGGTTTGA
- a CDS encoding type VI secretion system Vgr family protein, whose translation MSVIAQFTSMFSTFNRLYSLEGSGPLSAMQIERWVGRESLGNNYQWDVYALATDPGLDLEAMLGQRATIRTTLGDGTVATRSGLVAEAECIGYDAGLARYYLQLVPWLAALAHGRDERTFVNQTVAEVLGTIFGDYANIAQWRFTTDANQRIETLGPSDYIVQYRTHSHYDFVRHLLAAAGLGFCFVEDADAPSGHTLLIFDDSTQLPEDDTSVRLGGVPQRLSDMATAADDMILGMGQSLSLTADRLTLISSDYRSNQSTTAAASLGNPGGPRELYDDVGPEAFASLRQAEDTARRQAQAIVSDARFWTGCSTLRTATSGRALRPTQAPWGQVRGGAQVPDAFLLTAVQHVGVNNLPQTVMETVERSLGALPSADLDSRVLKQAKAGGYANRFEAVPRSQPWRPTLEDGTGQRLNPVSTALGAQTAIVVGPQGESSPGATGPVHMDAQGRLRLRFHWQAEGDNGTYPTRTMQRLASDGHGLQQIQRIGQEVLVQFHHGLIDRPIVLGGLFNGRGEGGEAPTPGGEPGQPLDESVYRQAADQMASAQGNLSGGHGPAWHGAGAGANRHNHAGALSGFKSQGFDGQGSNQLVADDSDGMGRLQMSASHAATQLNLGHLRYQADNYLGSFRGQGLELRSDAYGAVRGERGVLVSSYAAGAGQPAGDVAPLRSLLAQQTTLARLLDKTADTHQTLPLAAQRGVTSANQSTINGQAAPLDALAQSFGTTVSADGFQQGVADAPHRATDKPLPHTGDAVLGIEAQGGQGVLAGQALQWVAGETLTVGSGLDTNVAVNQTLRVHSGQGIGWLAGANAANGVGLSVISGKDNLDLQAQHDTLALRSRDELKVASIGADVELAAKKTVHLAVSGGAHLTIEGGNVTFGCPGALVVHAADHSFDGPDQLDTQMPNFPDKVCVECLLHAMESGSALAAKAA comes from the coding sequence ATGAGCGTTATCGCGCAATTCACGTCGATGTTCAGCACGTTTAATCGTCTCTATTCGCTCGAGGGGAGCGGGCCTTTATCGGCCATGCAGATTGAGCGCTGGGTTGGCCGCGAGTCGCTTGGCAACAACTATCAATGGGATGTCTACGCGTTGGCCACCGATCCGGGCCTGGATCTGGAGGCGATGCTCGGTCAGCGCGCCACGATTCGAACCACGTTGGGCGACGGTACGGTCGCGACCCGTAGCGGCCTCGTGGCCGAGGCCGAATGTATCGGCTACGACGCGGGCCTCGCCCGCTACTATCTGCAATTGGTGCCCTGGCTGGCGGCATTGGCCCACGGCCGCGACGAGCGCACGTTCGTCAACCAGACGGTGGCCGAGGTACTCGGCACGATCTTCGGCGATTACGCCAATATCGCCCAATGGCGCTTCACGACGGATGCGAATCAGCGCATCGAGACGCTTGGCCCGAGCGATTACATCGTCCAGTACCGCACTCACAGCCACTACGATTTCGTCCGCCATCTGCTTGCCGCGGCGGGCCTGGGCTTTTGCTTCGTCGAAGATGCGGATGCGCCGTCCGGCCATACGTTGCTGATTTTCGACGACAGCACGCAGCTTCCCGAAGACGATACTTCCGTTCGCCTCGGCGGTGTGCCGCAACGCCTGAGCGACATGGCAACGGCGGCGGACGACATGATCCTCGGCATGGGGCAGTCGCTGTCGCTAACGGCCGACCGTCTCACGTTGATCAGCAGCGACTATCGCAGCAACCAGTCAACCACGGCGGCGGCGAGCCTCGGCAATCCCGGCGGGCCCCGCGAACTGTACGACGACGTCGGGCCGGAGGCCTTCGCCAGCCTTCGTCAGGCCGAGGACACCGCGCGACGCCAGGCGCAAGCGATCGTTTCCGACGCGCGCTTCTGGACCGGCTGCAGCACGTTGCGCACTGCCACGTCCGGCCGGGCGCTGCGGCCAACGCAGGCGCCGTGGGGGCAGGTTCGTGGCGGGGCACAGGTGCCCGATGCGTTTCTGCTGACAGCAGTGCAGCATGTCGGCGTCAACAATCTGCCGCAGACCGTCATGGAAACGGTTGAGCGGAGTCTCGGTGCATTGCCGTCGGCAGATCTCGATTCGCGCGTGCTCAAGCAGGCGAAGGCCGGAGGCTACGCGAATCGTTTCGAGGCAGTACCGCGCTCACAGCCCTGGCGCCCCACGCTGGAGGACGGCACGGGGCAGCGCTTGAACCCGGTGTCGACGGCGCTCGGCGCGCAGACCGCCATCGTGGTCGGTCCGCAGGGAGAGTCCAGTCCGGGTGCGACCGGTCCGGTTCACATGGATGCACAGGGCCGGTTGCGGCTGCGCTTTCACTGGCAGGCCGAGGGCGACAACGGCACCTATCCGACCCGCACCATGCAGCGGCTTGCCAGCGACGGGCATGGGCTGCAGCAGATCCAGCGGATCGGCCAGGAAGTGCTGGTGCAGTTCCACCACGGCTTGATCGACCGGCCGATCGTGCTCGGCGGCCTGTTCAACGGCCGCGGGGAAGGCGGCGAAGCACCGACGCCCGGCGGCGAACCGGGGCAGCCGCTCGACGAATCTGTCTACCGGCAAGCGGCGGACCAGATGGCGAGCGCTCAAGGCAATCTTTCCGGCGGTCACGGTCCGGCTTGGCATGGCGCGGGTGCGGGCGCGAACCGGCACAATCACGCTGGCGCGCTGTCGGGTTTCAAGAGCCAGGGCTTTGACGGTCAGGGCAGCAATCAACTGGTGGCGGACGACAGCGACGGCATGGGCCGCCTGCAGATGAGCGCGAGTCATGCGGCCACACAGCTCAATCTGGGTCATCTGCGCTACCAGGCGGATAACTACCTCGGCAGTTTCCGTGGGCAGGGCCTCGAGTTGCGCTCGGATGCTTACGGTGCCGTGCGCGGCGAGCGGGGCGTGCTGGTCAGCAGTTACGCGGCGGGCGCGGGGCAGCCCGCGGGCGACGTTGCCCCTCTGCGGTCGTTGCTCGCGCAGCAAACCACCCTGGCCCGCCTGCTCGACAAGACGGCCGACACGCACCAGACCCTGCCGCTGGCAGCACAGCGCGGCGTGACGAGCGCCAATCAGTCGACGATCAACGGCCAGGCCGCGCCGCTCGACGCGCTGGCACAAAGCTTCGGGACCACGGTAAGTGCGGACGGCTTCCAGCAAGGAGTGGCCGATGCCCCGCACCGGGCGACGGACAAGCCGCTGCCTCACACCGGCGACGCCGTGCTGGGCATCGAAGCGCAGGGCGGCCAGGGTGTCCTCGCCGGCCAGGCACTGCAGTGGGTAGCTGGCGAAACCCTGACCGTCGGCAGCGGCCTCGACACCAACGTGGCCGTCAACCAGACACTGCGCGTGCACAGCGGCCAGGGCATTGGCTGGCTCGCCGGCGCCAACGCGGCGAACGGTGTGGGCTTGAGCGTGATCTCGGGCAAGGACAATCTCGACCTGCAGGCCCAGCACGACACGCTGGCGCTGCGTTCGCGGGACGAGCTGAAGGTGGCGTCCATCGGCGCGGATGTCGAGCTGGCCGCAAAGAAAACCGTGCACCTCGCGGTGAGCGGTGGCGCGCATCTGACCATCGAAGGCGGCAATGTGACCTTCGGTTGCCCGGGCGCGTTGGTGGTGCATGCAGCCGACCACTCGTTCGACGGGCCGGATCAGCTGGATACGCAAATGCCCAATTTCCCCGACAAGGTTTGCGTGGAGTGTCTGTTGCACGCAATGGAATCGGGTAGTGCTTTGGCCGCGAAGGCAGCCTGA
- the tssF gene encoding type VI secretion system baseplate subunit TssF — MDDLVRYYERELALLRERAREFAERYPKIATRLALRGDSGSEDPHAERLFETFALLAARAAKNIEDDYPEFTKALIGTLYPHYLRPFPSCSIACFDVDSSRAAQMSSSVTIPRGTELYSRPVRGTKVFFRTAYDVTLSPLRLTGARFHAIAQVPSLSRAPAGASAQISLTFAIQSGHASATELQLDSVRLYTQGEPLFTAALRDALSMRALCAYVEPGQSGRWIALDRFPFTAAGMARADALVPYPETSDPAYLLLSEYFAYPEKFGFFDCDLRQAGRLGGRQFTLHVLLKDILADSAEARVLQGLATEHVLLGCTPVVNLFETSGKLGDQASASSTEAAYPLVVDEQTAHAYEVYSVDSVVQTKQTPQGDKVTVFDPLYSLRHSLRPTRDTIYWKLHRDDLAARNSPGLEVALSFVNGDLEVAPPPNALDCKLTCSNRDLPAHLEYGLPGGDLTLEGGTLARRISLLHRPTKAIRFRHGHNALWRLISQLSLNPVLLTGGAEPIRDLLKLHDLQGSAISARQIEGVVDLTQKVVTAWVPSQPFAGMVRGIEIHLTVDPDCFAGTGVHVFAKVMDELMSLYVTTNSFTQLVLLSGKDGEELLRCPRRTGSAFLT; from the coding sequence ATGGACGACCTGGTACGCTATTACGAACGGGAGCTTGCCCTCTTGCGCGAGCGGGCACGCGAGTTCGCGGAGCGTTACCCCAAGATCGCCACGCGCCTCGCCCTCCGGGGCGATAGCGGGAGCGAAGATCCTCATGCCGAGCGCCTGTTCGAAACGTTCGCGTTGCTCGCGGCGCGCGCGGCAAAAAACATCGAAGATGACTATCCAGAGTTCACGAAAGCATTGATCGGGACGTTGTACCCGCACTACCTGCGCCCGTTCCCCTCCTGCTCCATCGCCTGCTTCGACGTGGACAGCAGCCGGGCCGCGCAAATGTCCTCGTCGGTTACTATCCCGCGCGGTACAGAGCTCTACAGTCGCCCCGTACGGGGAACGAAGGTATTCTTCCGGACTGCCTACGATGTGACGTTGTCACCATTGCGATTGACCGGAGCTCGCTTTCACGCCATCGCGCAGGTGCCAAGCCTCTCTCGTGCGCCAGCGGGAGCCAGCGCGCAGATTTCGCTGACGTTCGCTATCCAGTCAGGCCATGCTTCGGCAACGGAATTGCAGTTGGATTCGGTGCGGCTCTACACGCAGGGCGAACCGCTATTTACGGCAGCGCTTCGCGACGCGCTGTCGATGCGCGCGTTATGCGCCTATGTGGAACCCGGCCAAAGCGGCCGCTGGATTGCCCTCGACCGCTTTCCCTTCACCGCTGCCGGAATGGCTCGTGCCGACGCGCTGGTACCGTACCCTGAAACGTCGGATCCTGCCTATCTACTGCTCAGCGAATATTTTGCTTACCCGGAAAAGTTCGGCTTCTTCGATTGTGATCTCCGGCAGGCCGGCCGTTTAGGCGGCAGACAGTTCACCTTGCATGTGTTGCTGAAGGATATTCTGGCCGATTCTGCCGAGGCGCGCGTTCTGCAGGGTCTCGCAACGGAGCACGTTCTGCTGGGTTGCACGCCGGTCGTCAACCTGTTCGAGACGTCCGGCAAACTTGGCGATCAGGCCAGCGCCTCATCGACCGAGGCCGCGTATCCGCTGGTAGTGGACGAGCAGACTGCGCACGCTTACGAGGTGTATTCAGTCGACTCCGTCGTCCAGACGAAACAAACCCCGCAAGGCGATAAAGTCACGGTGTTCGATCCGCTTTATTCATTGCGGCACAGTCTTCGTCCCACCCGCGACACGATCTACTGGAAGTTGCACAGAGACGATCTGGCCGCGCGCAATAGTCCCGGTCTGGAAGTAGCCTTGAGTTTCGTGAACGGCGATCTCGAAGTCGCGCCACCGCCGAATGCCCTGGATTGCAAGCTCACCTGTAGTAATCGCGACCTGCCCGCACATCTCGAGTATGGCTTGCCGGGCGGAGATTTGACGCTGGAGGGCGGAACGCTCGCCCGGCGTATTTCCCTGCTACACCGGCCTACCAAGGCGATCCGCTTCAGGCACGGACACAATGCCCTGTGGCGGTTGATTTCGCAGTTGTCGCTCAACCCTGTGCTGTTGACTGGGGGCGCTGAACCGATTCGGGATTTGCTTAAACTTCACGACCTTCAGGGCTCCGCGATCTCCGCCCGTCAGATAGAGGGCGTGGTGGATCTGACGCAGAAAGTTGTAACAGCATGGGTGCCCAGCCAGCCCTTCGCGGGCATGGTCCGTGGCATTGAAATTCACCTGACCGTCGACCCGGACTGCTTTGCCGGCACGGGGGTTCATGTCTTCGCAAAAGTGATGGACGAACTCATGAGCTTGTATGTGACCACCAATAGTTTTACCCAGTTGGTGTTGCTTTCCGGCAAGGACGGTGAGGAATTGCTGAGATGCCCACGCCGCACCGGCAGTGCGTTTCTGACGTGA